A genomic window from Buteo buteo chromosome 13, bButBut1.hap1.1, whole genome shotgun sequence includes:
- the LOC142038392 gene encoding synaptotagmin-5-like: MPEAVHSQVFLGTGLALLCLSILLGCAVCWQRWRRLGPRLGWERETVELGPALPTRTVPVPVQQHYKEVAGEMLSAQVEEGSPASHWGLLHSRASSPSLPFSPKLAGAWQHCCTISRANLLCDEETPLAHPIPGPPTLKRSGTGPKQRPQLHCGLSYSPAEATLTVTVLGVSHMPKGLQNGRGSYVKVYLLPQLLVPRCMALQHGSLHPARREPCRFGRYSLEELRSFTLRFAVYARFRSLKDSFVGEVLFPCAQATWDPQASSSYSWELSSTKTKLRKYQALASRIKVLIRKAEHLGQLSCMPGTPGHYIIIHLYHNGHIIDTKETKSIPGYNPVWNMPFLFNLPAGDIQQQELSLEFTVMQARIYTRSSPLGRVQVGPRAPGAGLLHWREMCSRGQLESARWHWIQPNALRS, encoded by the exons TGCATTCGCAGGTCTTCCTTGGCACAGGGctggccctgctctgcctcAGCATCCTCCTGGGCTGTGCTGTGTGCTGGCAGCGTTGGCGGCGCCTGGGCCCCCGCCTCGGCTGGGAGAGGGAGACAGTGGAGCTGGGACCCGCTCTGCCCACCAGGACGGTGCCGGTGCCTGTCCAGCAGCACTACAAGGAGGTGGCAGGAGAGATGCTGAGTGCCCAGGTGGAAGAGGGATCACCAGCATCCCACTGGGGTTTGCTCCACAGCAGAGCCTCCTCGCCcagcctccccttctccccaaaGCTGGCAGGAGCGTGGCAACACTGCTGCACCATCTCCAGAGCCAACCTCCTCTGCGATGAGGAGACCCCGCTGGCCCACCCCATCCCGGGACCCCCCACCCTGAAGCGTTCTGGCACCGGCCCCAAGCAGCGTCCCCAGCTCCACTGTGGCTTGTCCTACTCGCCGGCCGAGGCCACGCTCACTGTGACGGTCCTTGGTGTCTCCCACATGCCCAAGGGGCTGCAGAATGGCCGAGGCTCCTACGTCAAGGTGTACCTGCTGCCGCAGCTCCTGGTGCCCCGGTGCATGGCATTGCAGCACGGCAGCCTCCACCCTGCCCGCCGGGAGCCGTGCCGGTTCGGCCGGTACAGCCTGGAGGAGCTGAGGAGCTTCACCCTGCGCTTCGCTGTCTATGCCAGGTTTCGCAGCCTCAAGGACTCCTTCGTGGGAGAGGTCCTCTTCCCCTGTGCTCAGGCCACCTGGGACCCCCAGGCATCTTCTAGCTACAGCTGGGAGCTGTCGAGCACCAAAACCAAGCTCAGAAAG tACCAAGCTCTGGCCAGCCGCATCAAGGTGCTGATCCGCAAGGCAGAGCACCTGGGCCAGCTCTCCTGCATGCCAGGAACGCCAG GCCACTACATCATCATCCACCTTTACCACAATGGCCACATCATTGACACCAAGGAGACCAAGTCCATCCCTGGCTACAACCCTGTCTGGAACATGCCCTTCCTCTTCAACCTCCCCGCTGGGGACATCCAGCAGCAAGAGCTGTCCTTGGAGTTCACCGTCATGCAG GCTCGCATCTACACCCGCAGCTCCCCACTGGGTCGCGTGCAGGTGGGTCCCCGCGCCCCTGGGGCCGGGCTGCTGCACTGGAGGGAGATGTGCAGTCGGGGACAGCTGGAATCGGCGCGGTGGCACTGGATCCAGCCCAATGCCCTCAGATCCTGA